TGCGCGAAATGGGCGCCGGCCTGGTACTGGGGGCCAATACCATGCAGGCCTTGCAGCGCTTGGGATTGGCCGAAGCCGTAGCCAGCCTGGGTGAGCCGCTACACGGCCTTACCATTTTCGACGAAGCCGGCCGCGTGCTGCTCGACGTGAATGCGGCGCCCTTCGCGGCCCGGCAGTTTGGCCAGCTTACCAACATTGCCCTCCGCCACGCTGCGCTCCAGCACTTTCTGCTGCGGCAGCTGCGGGCCGGTACGGTACACACCGGCAAGCAGTTCACCCACTTCACCCTCGACCCGGCCGGCGTTACGGCCCACTTCGCCGATGGCAGCACGGCCACGGCTGATGCCCTGGTAGCCGCCGACGGCCTTCACTCGCGGGTGCGCCGTCAGCTGCTGCCGGAAGCCCGGCCCCGCTACGCCGGCTACACCTGCTGGCGCGCCGTAGTGGATGCCTCTGGCCTGAACCTGCCCCGCACGGGCCGCTTCCAGGAAACCTGGGGCCGCGCCGGGCGCTTCGGCTACGTGCCCGTGGGCGAGGGGCTGGTGTACTGGTTTGGCACGCTCAACTCGCCCCAGCCTCAGCAACCGGACCTGGCCTGCTACACCACCGCCGACCTGCGCCGGCTTTTTGCCGGCTACCACGCGCCCGTGGCCGACCTGCTCCACCTCACGCCCGAGGCCCGGCTGCTGTGGCACGACATCGTGGATTTGCCGCCGCTGCGGCGCTACGCCCACGGCCGCGTGCTCCTGCTCGGTGACGCGGCCCACGCCACTACCCCCAACCTGGGCCAGGGCGCCGGCCAGGCCGTAGAGGACGCCGTAGTGCTGGGCCAGTGCGTGACGAATGGCGCCGCCCCAGAGGCAGCATTCCGGGAGTTTGAGCGGCGCCGCCGGCACCGCACCCACCGCATCGTCAGCCGCTCGTGGCGGGTGGGGCAAGTGGCGCAGTGGCAGCACCCGGCCCTGATAGCAGCCCGCAATGCCCTGCTGCGCCTCACGCCCCGCTTCGTCACCGACTGGCAAACGCAGTTTATCTACCGCACGCGCTTTTAGGGTGAAACGTTTGTTTATGAGTGGGCATTTGACTGCTTATACTGCGCTGCAAATTTCTCCTCTATCTTCTCTATGGCAGACTTCCTTATTATCGGGGGTGGTATTGGCGGATTGGCTACGGCGCGGGCCTTGCTGAGCCAGGGCCACACGGTGCA
This region of Hymenobacter sp. YIM 151500-1 genomic DNA includes:
- a CDS encoding FAD-dependent monooxygenase, whose translation is MAHFLVIGAGIGGLTTALALRQAGHEAAVYEAAPKLREMGAGLVLGANTMQALQRLGLAEAVASLGEPLHGLTIFDEAGRVLLDVNAAPFAARQFGQLTNIALRHAALQHFLLRQLRAGTVHTGKQFTHFTLDPAGVTAHFADGSTATADALVAADGLHSRVRRQLLPEARPRYAGYTCWRAVVDASGLNLPRTGRFQETWGRAGRFGYVPVGEGLVYWFGTLNSPQPQQPDLACYTTADLRRLFAGYHAPVADLLHLTPEARLLWHDIVDLPPLRRYAHGRVLLLGDAAHATTPNLGQGAGQAVEDAVVLGQCVTNGAAPEAAFREFERRRRHRTHRIVSRSWRVGQVAQWQHPALIAARNALLRLTPRFVTDWQTQFIYRTRF